A window of Nymphalis io chromosome 18, ilAglIoxx1.1, whole genome shotgun sequence genomic DNA:
AAGTGAAAGGCATATCGAAATTGATTATTGAACTAAAAAGCAAAGAACGCAGTTAAACCGACCAACTGCCAACGACAACATGAAAAATTGACATTAAGactatatttttgtgttattgaCTGTTGACTACTGAGATTTACCTTATAATCTGTGGCATGTGGTgtgatcatattttaattaaaaactcggatagtttatgaatatttctaaagtcaatcaaaatatattctatatgaatattatttgcaTTGATGATATTTTAAGCAAAGATCAACTAAGATCAACGAATTTCATACAACATGAAGAAAAACTTTTTCTAGAAATTTCGGTACCGAAAATACTGTCACTTTTGTTCATTATCATCTGTATTTCTgccattcttatttttattattctggaAGTGTCAAGACAATTcgtattgtttttgtattactaCTGTATAGGTATTTGATTGCGCTTTACAAATTACATCTCTGAGAGttaataataacgaaaaaaGAAGAGAGAAAACTGATAAAAGATGGATATCTATGGATACCCTCCGTATCAATATAATCAACCAGATGAACTGGCCAAACAAATGTTTGCTCAGCAAGCTCTTGCCTCATCAGCTGGATATAACCGTGAGACTCCTGGACCACATCTCATGCCTGTGCCTACTGGAGCTCCGTGGAATGTTCAAAGTCTACCCTGGAGTTTGCACTCTCCTCCGAATCTAGTACAATTTACAGCGCAGACCCCTGAAGATGCGAAAATCGCACCAGTGGTACACTGTAAAAGAAAGAGCTTAGATGTTGAACCAGTaatgtaagtataaaaattcagttatacataaaatattttaatataataaaatataaaaataataaaatattttttgatatattactatattgCAATTGCAAGTGCAGGAAAGTTTTCACAgttcaaattataatactatCTATTATGATAATTTGTCTTCTTATTAATCTATCTTCTTGCTAAAAAAATTTAGCTACACTgttggaaaaatatatttattttaacacacatatatttttgcatttaataatttaaatatattacaaataattaatttattaatatttttacgattttaGTCCAACAAAGCAATTTATAACGGAGGAAAAAATGGCTGCACATTTAAGTGGTCTCCATATATCATCCAATTACACACAACATTCACTGGCCTCTGAAGATGTAATGGAATTGAGTGTGGAGCCAAATGTAATAAACATTAGTGAGAAATTGAAAGGTCATACAATAGTATTGTcagaagatttaaaaaaaatacaagaagaACCCATTATACCCACCTCACTTATTGAAAGGTAGGTTTTAGAAAaggcttttttaatttaattatttgttatagagTTCTTTTCCTTTTATCAAGTTTATAGAAACAATTATAGAATAAGAGTTGTGAAAACCATTACtgtcttcatttaaaatttattttttggctgttcataaaaatttataaaatattttttatgatgatGAACTCAGTTTTGTGtctatctatattaaataacatatcaaGTGCGGGTTCCGTTGAGCAATACTCCATGTTTTAAGCTTctctgttttaattttacatatatttgaatGTTATAGACTCGAATTCACAAGTTATAACTGTATCACCGCACAcaaattgtatttcaaaatatttacgaaaacaAAAAGTTCTTTAAACTCTGCTCAAAGAAAACATATATCTTATGAaaactaagaatttattaaatgtattttgaaaaagTGAAGATTCCTACTAATCTAGTTAAGTTTTgaagtacttatatatattttactgaaatttatttctacaaatctataatacaaacattaaaCAAGATAAACATAGCACATGGaatgttcaataaatatttatacaacatgCACCTGCTAGCATTGATTATATCTAGCTATTGTTCTCTGATTGTGACATAGTAATGTATATGAGTAGAAATAGAACAGACTTTTACCAGACAATTTAACAGTTTAGTGTTCCTACAGTATAACATGCAAtgattatactataaataatatatatttattgtttgtttgcaataaatataattttttttattaaaacaataaaatattcagaGCTAATCAGTCAAGTATGTGCAGTTAAAAAATTGTTGTTCATAAAAAATGTACTGACTAAGAAACAAGTACATGATCCAACactaatttcattatattaaaatagtcttATGTACCTATCAttctttttttacatatatacaacacacttacatttttttatagtcaaACTTGAGTTACGCAAAATTTTTGTTATCAGTATTGACTGTTTACTAATGGTATTGAAGAGTTGTCCATGCTTACCTTCGCTGTTGTGCATGAGAtcgattataaacacaaatgaaaaaatttagttataaacCTGGAATTCTTCTAGTCTTCTATCTACTTGGCCATCAAGGCTCTTGCAAAAGTAGGTATCATGCCGAAAATATCCTCAGATTTACATGGAAATATACCTCGCCCACAATAATGTGACCTGTAATattaaacttcaaaatataaaactgtttcATATGTACTATGAaagtaactgtttttttttcttgtagatTACAAAAGCCTCAAATGTCCTTAGTGGTATGGAAACCTAGAGATAATATCCTAAATAACATCAAAGAAGAGAAAGAAACATCTGATGAAGATACGCCAAAAAAAAGAAATGGTGTTCTTGTTGCGGAACATTCGAGAATAGACATGGAAATGTAACTTTTCCTATGACGTATTGTACAACTGCATCATTAAGATTGTAAAGGTGATGGGAATGGTATTTTCATGAGTATGAATACAATCAAAAAGCTCTATCTagcttgtaatttaaatatataaagtagaaCCTCGTTAAGTTGAGAAGTGAGACTCG
This region includes:
- the LOC126775300 gene encoding uncharacterized protein LOC126775300, giving the protein MDIYGYPPYQYNQPDELAKQMFAQQALASSAGYNRETPGPHLMPVPTGAPWNVQSLPWSLHSPPNLVQFTAQTPEDAKIAPVVHCKRKSLDVEPVIPTKQFITEEKMAAHLSGLHISSNYTQHSLASEDVMELSVEPNVINISEKLKGHTIVLSEDLKKIQEEPIIPTSLIERLQKPQMSLVVWKPRDNILNNIKEEKETSDEDTPKKRNGVLVAEHSRIDMEM